One window from the genome of Anabaena sphaerica FACHB-251 encodes:
- a CDS encoding P-II family nitrogen regulator, with protein MSKRANKLVIVTEKVLLKKVAKIIDECGATGYTVVDTGGKGSRNVRSTGKPNTADTDSNVKFEVLTENREMAENIADQVAMKFFTDYAGIIYICEAEVLYGRHFCGPDGC; from the coding sequence ATGTCCAAGCGTGCCAACAAGCTCGTCATAGTCACGGAAAAGGTTCTGCTGAAAAAGGTCGCCAAGATCATTGATGAATGCGGGGCGACTGGTTATACGGTGGTGGATACTGGCGGTAAAGGCAGTCGCAACGTGCGCTCTACGGGTAAACCCAACACTGCTGACACCGATTCAAATGTAAAGTTCGAGGTACTCACCGAAAATCGGGAGATGGCCGAGAATATTGCGGATCAGGTCGCAATGAAGTTTTTTACCGATTATGCGGGCATTATCTATATCTGTGAAGCAGAGGTACTGTACGGAAGACATTTCTGCGGGCCAGACGGCTGTTGA